The region GTTTTGAGATATTTAAACTTATTAATTACTGATAATAATTTTTCTTTATATATAAATAGCAGGCTTCCAGCTGCTATTTCCCAAAACCTAAAAGGCATAAGGTAATAGGCTGCATTTATATTTATTTGAAGAAAATGGTAAAACCCAATTAATGAAATAAAAGCAAAGAATATAAGTATAATTCCAAGATATTTATATCCATTCTTGCTGCCATTCCCAAATCCTGAGAACCATGTGAGGAAAGGAAATATCAAGTAAAATTGTTCTTCTACTGCTAAAGACCATGTCTGGGTGAATGGATTTAACAATGTTGTCTCTGCAAAATAATTATTTGAAATTACAAAAAGGTGTATATTCGAGAAACCAAATGTTGAGAATAAGCCTGTCAGATAAGAAGAGACTGGTTGCGGATCAAATAAACTTATTACAAAGAACATTATAAGAACATAAAACAATAACGCAGGTAAAATCCTCTTTAACCTCCTTTCGTAAAAACCCAATATGAATTCTGATATCCTTGATTCTTGACGAGTTGCCAGTGAAGATGTAATTACATAACCTGAAATTACAAAGAAAATATCTACACCTAAGAACCCACTGGGAAGTAAATCATTATTTATATGGTTAATTATAACTGCAATTACTGCTATCGCTCTTAACCCATTTATTTCTGGTCTAAAGCCTTTAGTGCTTAAATTCTCTTTCTCATAATAATCTTTGTGAAATAGATCATATTGCGATTTGCTTTTCATTCTTATTCAGCAGATTTCTCTTGACAAATGAGGAATTACGCTGACTGCTGAAGCATTAAAACATATTTTTCTAGATTATCTAGGTACGCTAGATCAGGCTGTTACTTTTGAAATGATAAAAAGCCTAAAATTAACCTATAACTACCTTTGGCTGATTTCTCTTCTTTTACAAATTCAGCTATTTATGTATAAATCCTATAAGCGCTTTACATTCCATTTCTAGCTTTTCCTGAAAGACTCTTCGTTTTGGACAAAAATAAAGAGCTATTTCTTTGTACTCAAAAGCTCTTTCCCTTTACTTATGTCAACTGCATCTCCAATGAGTTTTTCACTCAATTGCCATAGTTGTTCTCTTTCATCGCTATTTAAAGCTGATGGTGCTATACGGCAAATCTTCGGATAACCTCTGAAATTAAACCTAGGTCCATATTGCTCCCCAGTTTTTGCCGTTGGATCTGTTGCAGCGAGAAGCTGAGGGAGGGCCCCCATACGAGAACTCTGAAACATTGGATCCATTAATTTATAGGCTATAGCCTCTTGCCAAGATCCATTAAGTTTTACTGATGTAGATTGCAAGTTCGTTCGAGCCAAGCCCGGATGGGCAGAAAGCGAAGCAATATCTAAATTTGATTGCTGTAATCTTTTACTCAGCTCCAAAGCGAACATAACATTCGCAAGTTTGCTTTGAGAATAAGAAGACCACCGATCATATCCCTCCCCCCCTTGAAGATCATCCAAATTAATTTTGCCCATATATTGAGCTCCAGAAGAAACAGTTACAACACGACTCCCGGGTTGTTTAGCAATTAATGGCAACAGCTTAAGGGTCAAAGCCATATGGCTAAGATGATTAACTGCGAATTGGAGTTCAAACCCTTGTTTGCTAAATGTTTGAGGAGGAGCCATTACACCAGCATTATTAATCAAGAGATCTAATTTTTTATATTTGACAGCAATTTTATCTAGCGCTTCATTTACTTTTTCTAAATCAGCAAGATCTATCTCTAGTACATCAATTTTTCCACAATCAGTTTCATCAAGAAGTTTCTGTCGTGATCTCTCAGCTTTTTCTAATGTGCGACAGCCAAGAATTACAGTTGCACCCTTCTCAAGTAAAGCTTGTGCTGTGTCGAAGCCCAAGCCACTATTTGCACCCGTTACAAAAACTGTTCGGCCTTCTTGGCTAGGAATTGAATTGATAGACCAAGTCATTTAATTGAAGAGCTTCCATATAAGAGATAATAGAAGTCACACAGCACTGAGATCTAAAGTTTTCTCAAACTTTACTCAAATCCAGTCAGAACGAGGAGATCAAAAACTATGCCTACACCTAAACTGGCTAATGAAAAGCGAACAAAAATAGACAAGGATGCTAGATGAAGCGTTTAATCAACTTTATACCCTGCTCAGATAATTTCTTGTCATCAGGTCTCTATCTACAATCTTACTAGTTGAAATTTCTTGGACGGAGAACCTGCTCTTTAAACGTGAAATCTTTTTTCTCAAACGAGCAATGATGACCATAAAGAATTTTCAACTTGTATCTGTTATATCAACAGTACAAACACATGCAATACTCTCCTGAGAGGATGTTCTTTAACTGAACAAAGAGTGATAAATATTTTGTATTGATTGATTGCGAGCCAAGCGAGCATATGGCAGCATCAAGAACAGTTTATAAAAGTATCAAGTGTTTTATCTGACTGAAAATAATTTCTCAGTAAATATTTTTGCCCAAACTCAAGGAGCTATTGAGAAAACTGTAGAACTAATTAATAACCCTATCAACAGTTTTGCATGGGGTTGGCCAACAGTTACCCTCATTGCTCTCACTGGAATCGTCTTGATGGCGGGGCTCAATTTCATGCCTCTGCTTCGGCTCCCTTATGGGTTTAAAACATTACTTAATAGCTCAGAAAAATTAAAAGGAGAGGGACAGATAAGTCCGTTCCAAGCCTTAATGACATCACTGTCAGCAACGATTGGGACTGGCAATATTGCTGGTGTTGCTGCAGCAATAGCAGTGGGGGGGCCTGGCGCCATTTTTTGGATGTGGTTAATAGCAATTTTTGGAATTGCTACCAAATATGCCGAAGGAGTTTTAGCTGTTCACTTTCGTGAAGTTGATTCGCTAGGAAACCACGTTGGTGGTCCTATGTACTACATAAAAAATGGCCTAGGTAGCAGATGGGCTTGGTTAGGAGGATTATTTGCTCTTTTTGGAATGCTGGCAGGGTTTGGCATTGGTAATGGCGTCCAGTGCTTCGAAGTTTCAAGTGCTCTTGCATTAGCGGGAGTACCGAAGCTCCTTACAGGAATTGTTTTAGGGATCCTCGTTTTTTCTGTCATTGTTGGCGGTGTCCAACGTATTGCAAAAGCAGCCTCTGCAATAGTGCCCTCCATGGCACTTTTGTATGTGTTTGCTTGTTTGATAATTATCCTTAGTAATTTCTCGGATGTCCCATCAGCCTTTGCAACAATATTTTCAAATGCTTTTACGGGCAAAGCCGCTGCTAGTGGGACATTGACTCAAGTAATACTAATGGGCTTTAAAAGAGGCATATTTTCAAATGAAGCAGGTTTAGGAAGTGCTCCAATAGCTCATGCATCTGCAAAAACTAATGATCCTGTCCAACAAGGGACCATTGCAATGCTTGGAACATTTATTGACACCATTGTTATTTGCACAATGACTGCTTTAGTAATCATTACTACAGGTGCATATCAAACAGGAGAGTCTGGATCTGATCTTTCAATCACTGCTTTTAATAGTGGAATTGCTGGAAGTGGATGGATTGTTCTTGTTGGTCTAGTTTTATTTGCATTCACTACTGTCCTTGGATGGAGCTTATATGGAGAACGATGCACAGAGTATCTATTTGGAACTAAGGCAATCATGCCTTTCCGATTAGTCTGGGTCTCTGTTGTAGTTATTGGTTCTGTGGCTGGAGATAGAGGGATTGTTTGGGCTGTTGCAGATACTTTAAATGGATTGATGGCTATCCCTAACTTGATAGCTCTTTTACTTCTCTCAAAAACAGTTTTCAAACTTACACGCAATTATCGTTTCAATGATTCAGTTTAGGATTAATTATTTCTCTTCCTAGCCACGCTCATTTTTCCCATTTAAGACACACATGACGAGCATCAAATTTCTTGCTGGACTATGACAAAAATTAACCACTTTCTAATAAAAAGTGACCCTTCCGTTATACCAATGAGTTAAGGGAAAAGAAGAGATCCTGTACAAACCTTGTTTGAACTTTTCACCACACTCATTCTTGGCTAGATAGAGGAACAGAATGAGTTCTTGAAATATTTGCTCCAACTGCATTGAGCTTTTCTGCGAAATCTTCATAACCTCTATCGAGGTGCTCCAAACCTTGAATAACGCTTGTTCCATTTGCAGCAAGGCTTGCTAACACCATTGCAGCACAGGATCTTAAGTCCCCTCCTGTAACAGACGTTGCCTTTAAATTGTTGCCACCAATAACAACAGCAGTATTGCCTTCTAGCACAATCGTTGCTCCCATTCTCTGTAATTCACCAACATGCTGCATTCTGTTTTCAAAAACAGTTTCTTGAATTTTCGAGATCCCCTTGACCGTAGTCATCAGTGCCATAAAAGGAGCTTGTAAATCAGTCGGGAATCCTGGGAATGGCCTTGTGGTGATATCTACTGCTTGAAGATTTTTTCTTGGAATTACGCTTAGAGTGTTACCTGAGTATTCGATTAAACAGCCACATTCTTGCAGCTTTAAAATCACAGCTTCTAAGTGTTCTGGAACAACAGGAGAGATAGTTAAAGGAGAACGTGTAATAGCTGCTGCGACAAGAAATGTCCCGGCCTCAATACGATCTGGCATGACAGTATAGCTACATCCCTTTAGACGATCAACTCCTTCAATAGTGATCTGAGAAGTTCCTGCACCTTGAATCTTGGCACCCATCTCGTTCAACATCGTTGCTAGATCTTGAATCTCAGGTTCTTCTGCTGTGTTCTCAAGAATTGTCGTCCCTTGAGACAAAGTCGCTGCCATCAAGATGGTTTCAGTGGCTCCAACGCTTTTGCAATTAAATCTGATTCGTGCACCGATTAATCGTTTTTGAGGACTAATCGCTTTTGCGACAACATAATCATTCTGAATTTCAACTCTTGCTCCTAAGGCTTTCAAAGCTTGAATATGCTCATCAATAGGTCTTGCTCCTATTCTGCAACCACCAGGCAATGGAATCTTAGCTTCCCCAAACCTCGCAAGGAGAGGGCCTATACAAAAGAAGCTTGCTCTAAGCGAATGAAAAGCTTCACAAGACAAATCCTTTGAAAAAAGGCTCAGTCCACTGGTCATTATCTCTAATTGATTCTTATTTCGTCTTAGCTCTACACCCATAGAGACTAATAACTTAGACATAACCTCAACATCTGTAAGAAGAGGAACATTAGAAAGAAAAACAGACCTATCAGCAAGTAAAGCTGCAGCCATAAGGACCAAAGAAGAATTCTTTGCACCACTAACTCTTATATGACCAGATAATTTTTGACTTTCTAGAACTTGCAAGTACTTCCTAGAAAGAAAATCTTGATTGAGAGTCAATTGATTCTAAGTATTAGTCATAGGCATACAAAGAAATGCTAAAAAGAATTTTCTTGATCCATTGCAGTGCAGTATCTTTTTTGAGAAGGCAGATCACCTTGTCCCCAACATTCGGCAACTAAAGATGTTGTGTTTCCATCACAAGCCTCTTGTCCCATAGTTTTTCTATAGCCAGAAGTTTCATTTAGATAAAGACCAATCCGATATGGAACATCACAATTATTTGGTAGCTCTGTTAAAGGTTGTTCAAAAAATGACAAAGGCGCAAAAATAGTGACCATTGCAATAAATAATTTGTGATGCATCTCTAAACCTGATCAGGTGTGAATAGATCAGACAACTTTTTAGGTGGAATCACCTCGCGTAATTGACTATGAACTTTTTCACAACGAGTATCTCTTCTTAAGCAAGGTTCATCACTTCTAACTTCAACTGAACATTCTCTTTTACTTTTGTCACTCCAGGAAATTAATACGTTTACCTTGGATTGGTAATTATCCCCGACGTTCTTGCACTCTGCAAAGATTTGAGCAGGGCTACTAAAGTCATTTGAAATATGCAATCCAGCATTCTCAAGCACAGAAGTGAAACTGCTAAACAAGCAATCACCCTCAACTTCACTTAGATATTGAAAGAAAGCCATAACTAATGCTAAGAACTCGCAAAAGATAGTGACCCCCATCACCGGTCTTCGCCAACGGCATAAGCAAGTAACGCCTAGCCGCCTACCCCTCAATGAGTAGACTCTCTACCCATAGCCTATCACGTCAAGATAATACAAAGGAAGGTGTTTAATATTCTCTTAAGGCTTTTGCGAATTATTGTTTATTTAGTCTTCCGCAGTGCTGTTGGACGTACTAGTTGTCGAAGATGATTTCATCCTCTTGGATTTCTTATACCAAGAGCTATCTAATCAGATTAATTCTCTAGGAGGAATCGTCAGAAAGGCTTCTTCTCTTGATGATGCACGTAAATTAATTTCCCAGAAAAGTCCTGATTGGATTCTTGTGGACCTACTTCTTCCCGATGGATCAGGTATTGAATTGGCGGAAGAGTTCATTCTAAATAAACCCAACTCAAAAGTTTTAATACTGACTGCACAAGCCGATCAATATGTACTGCCTGCAACTCTTCTAAAAAACGTACATGCATTGATTAATAAGGCTGATGGTTTAGCACCTCTAAGGGAAGCAGTTTGGGAGATATTGAAAGAAGTTGATAGCACTTTCCCAGAATTAAATAGCCTTACTCCAAGACAAATGGAATTTCTTCACCTTATTGGGAAAGGACTAGATACTGCGCAAATCGCCAAGAAGTTAGATGTTAGTTTTTCCACCGCTCAGACACATAGGCGACAAATTACTCGTAAATTAAAAATTAAGGGTTCGGCATTAGTAACCTTTGCAAAGACTCTTCCTAAATCCTTGTGAGAAACTCTATTCTTCATAAAGAACGAAAGAAAGCAATATCTTTTGTTGTTCTGAATATTTGTGCAATAGCATCCTATTTTCTTCTCGCAATTATTTCCAAAAAAGCATTTGCTTGGGAGTCACCAGCTATAACACTTTGGCCAGCATCAGGATTAGCTAATGCATTAGCAGTTTCTTATGGATGGAATGTATTTCCTGGACTAGTAATTGGTAATTTACTTGGCACCTCTTTTGATCCACAGACAGGTTTTTCTTTTCAAGCATTTATGCTCCCAGTAGCCTTTGCCGCTGGGGCTCAAGCAGCTTTGATCCGTTGGATATTAATACGCCACAACATTTTAGATGATAGTCTGACTCGTTTTTCGAAACTGCTCACTTTCCTTTTATGGATTGGTCCGTTAGGGAATTGGCCTGCCGCTACGACCTTCCTTTTATACAATTTGACTCATGCAGATAATTCAGTCCTTTTAAGTCAAGTATTTACAAGTTCATTCTTCTGGTGGAGTGGAGACTCCCTTGGCTCACTGATCATTTTCCCTTTACTTATATTGCTTTTGCCATTAAATCGTCCAATTTGGGAGGACCGAAAAATATATCTTCTAAGCCCACTCCTTGTTTTGATAGCTGTACTTGTTTCCGCAGCATTGATAGAACGAGCACTGCTAGAAAGAATTCAAATCACTCCTGCACTATTAGCACCTCTTCAAGATTTAAGACTTTTGTCAAATTCTGCTTGGACTCTCCTGGCTCTTGGAATGCTTGGCTTAATTTTGCAAATATCAGGCAAATCTCTTGAACAGGAAGGACTTATAACTCGTTCCCGTTTAGCTGCAGATGCAGCAGGTGCTGTTATTCATGAAATTGGACAGCCATTAATTCGTTTACGATTACGGCTTGAAAGAATTGTTGCTTCCTTGGAGGAAAATACAGATGAACCACTTGGGAATTCATCTTCTTGTTCAGAGCTGAAGAGTCAAGCGGAACAAAGCCTAAATGAATTAAATTCTGTAGTTTTAAATACTAGATCCATTCAAGATTTAACCTTGGCAGGGATCCGGGATTCAAGTTCAGCAGATCTAAAAGATGCAATAGCGACATCAGCTACACAACTTCGACAAGAGTTAGATCGTTTAGATCAAGACTTGAATATCTCAATAAGCAATCAATTACCTAATGTGAGCGCTGGACAAATTCAATTGCAAGCTGCTATTAGGAATCTCCTCTCTAATGCAAGTAAAGCTGCTGGCGAGAACGGTGTCATTCGTGTATCTGTTAGTTATTCCTCTAACTATGTTTACTGTGAAATTGAAGATTCAGGCATTGGGTTTAATCCTCTTAATATGCCTGATGGCAAGAAAAGGTTTAAGTCTCATTCAAATGGAATGGGGCTTGGCTTAATGATCGTTCAAAGAGTTGTAGACGATAATGGCGGAAGGATTCACTTTACGAATTCAGAAGAACTTAGGGGCGCAAAAGTAAAGATTTGGCTAAAACCAAGTTAAGATTAGTTCTGAAAAAAAGTTTGACAACTTAAGTCCTTATCTTCGATGGATTCGTTTGGTTCTAATCATCCAGCAGTTGCAGGGAAAGGATGGGTTTGTTCAAAGAAGCCACTTTGGGAAAAAGGACTCTCAACTTTAGGGAGTGCTAGTGTTCCCTCTACTACTAGCGAAAAATGTCCTCAGGTTGAACCTGAAGTTGGGAAAAACAATTCTTGTTTAAACGGACTTACTGCAGAAGAGATCTCTAAACATCCACTAGTCAATAGTCAAAGGCCAAACAGAGCCCCAGTGGATTGGGGCTCGAAGTTTAAATAATGAAACGCCTGCTGCTACTCCTATCTTTGATGATTTGCTTGGATGCCTTAGATGCTGAAGAGCTAAACCAAGTAGCGCATAGAAAATGCAAATTAAGGAGTGGTAATGATTACGAAAACTGCTACCGTTATTTTTCTCGGATTTATCCAACAAAAAATACCGATCCTATTTCTTCTAATAATAAACATCAACCTTTGATAGTTAATCTCAAGAATTTTGGTGATCCAAGTAGTGATATTGCCGACAAAGACTTTTTGAAACTTCATTTCAAATTGATGTATGCATACTGGCTTGAGCATGCGAGAAAGCGAGGTGCGAATTTACCTCTCCCGACACTACGCTTAGACAATGGTTATCTTATGGGATGTGGTAAAAGACTAGTTTCTAAATCCCCCAACATTTATTGTCCTGATTCTAGTGAAATCACTCTTGATGTAAGGCCATTAATTAGAGGTTTTAGCGATAGACAAAGCCTTAACTTGAGTTATCTAAGTTTGGCAATTTTGTCTCATGAATTTGGGCATCATGTTAATCAACATATTGGTAGAGAAAAGTATCGTAGCAATGAAGAAAATGAAGCTGATTGGAGAGCTGGTAAGTACTTAGCATATGTAATCTCTAACAAGTTAATGCCTTTAGAAGGATTAACTAATGGTGCAAATCTCTTTTTTAGTGTTGGAGATTTTCATTTACATTCAGAGCATGGTAACCCAAAAGGTAGATTTAAGGCTTTCATGAATGGCTTCAATGATGAATCTATGGGTATAGGTAGTTTTGCTGGAGAATGGCTACAAGATACTAATGAGACCTTCTCCAAAAGAATTCATAAAAGCTACAGCATTAATACTGACATATTGTATTTTGATGTTTATAGATTTGAAATCGACAGGAGTAGGCAAATTGCTGGAAATATTTTTGCAGGTGTCATTGGCGTGCTGAACTGTTCACAAGGCAATAAGGAAGACTGTGCTCATTCACTACTTTATCAAGGGAAAGCCAAGCCTGAAGGTTGGTTCAGAAAGCAGAGAATGATCATTAACTGTCAAAGCAACACCTTTGATATTGAGGGCGACGAATTTAAGAGTCAATCAATAAATTCAGATGGAAAAGGGCAGGCTCAATACTTATCTCAAAGAGATTGCTAGAGATCTCCTTAGCTTATTTTCGCGCAATAGCTGAAAAAGATATTGACTACTGGCTAATGAGCAGTTAGAAGCTTTTGATAGCAATAGATCTTAGCGATCCCTGTAAATCTGTTTTAGCAAAATTGTAGCAAACCCTTTCTGCAGACTTAGTCAATAAAGTAGAACAAATCATCCAAAGAAGAATTCAATCTCCTTTTGTTTTAACCCTTCCCAACCAGCTTCCACAAGCCGCTTATGCAGTGTGTCTTGATCGAAGTGTTTTGCTCCTGATCGAACAATTCGATTTCGCATTGATTTTTTAACTCCACTCCTTTTTCTGGCCCCTTCTTTATCCATAACTTCTCGGTAAAGATTGAGCATCTCTAAAGGAATTTTACTGCCATCGAGATCTAGGCCAACTTCAATAGCTTTATCAATTGCATCAGGTCCAGAAAAATCCATTCTCTAAAGAAATCTATGATTAGATACTAAAGATACATCAGCAGCTGAGCCCAAGGCTGTATCCAATGGGGCCATCAGAGCATCAAATCCTTTAGTAGTATAAGTTTCTTCTTGAATATCAGCTTGGCCGAAGTCTGCACGAACAAGGTCAAAACTCGGGCTGTCAAGAAATGCATTTCAATTCTCCACACAAGTCCATACAACGTCAAAATGTCTAACTGGCTTAATAACTTCGTTGAATATTTTTCTCCATCAGCTTCGCATTTAGTTAATGAATCAAAAGGGGCGGAGCTTATATGAGTAGATCTGAGTGCTTCGCCTTTTATAGGGGTTTAACCAGTGAAAGTTCCTCAATAGAGATAATAAGTTTCAGCGCTAGCAGCTGTTGGTATCGCTATAGCTGCGATTAAGGATAGTAAGAATCGTTTCCTATTTCCTTTCGAGCAATTTTTGAAATCCTCTTCATTTCAAGGAAGAATAGAGAACCAAACTCGGGTAATTTTTAGATTTCATCGCCTCAAAAAAGCCTCATACCAGCAAAAATAGACACTTGAATCCCTTGCTATGAATGATATCTTCTACTGGCTAATAAAAGTAGACCTTTGAGTAAATCTCGGCAAATCGTCGAGTTCACTCAAACATTCCCTCACTTATTTCTCTTTACTTTTAGTCAGTCATTGCTTCTTCCTTCTGACGAAGATGAAATAAGCAACGACTCCTATTAGAAGAACAAAATCAAGTGCGATATGCCAAGGCGGATATAGCTGATGAAATAATTCGAGCATTAGGAGGATCGGAACAAATTAAGCAGGATCGAAACAATCAAACTGATAGCAATACAACTAATAACTGGAAAATAAAAGGTTGAATTCTCACCTTTCAAAGCTATGTCACCAGGCAATTGACCTATACCTACCTCCTTTAAGTAAGGATAGAGAACACCTATGGCTGCAATTCCAAGTCCGAGTGTAATAAGTAGTTTTTGCATTTCTTTTTCCTTCTCTTTATTTTTTCGAATCAATCACAAAGCATATAATTGTTCTAAAAGCTTCTCACCTTCGTCACAGATAGTTTGCTGTGATGGAAAGTACTCATTAGCACAACTGCATTTGCCCTTCGGTTGATTATTGATCCAATTGATCAATCCCGTTCTGATCGGGCAAGGGCATATTTTGCCTTTAGTTAATGAGTTCATTTCATCGCAAGTTAAGTCATCTCCACCCTTGATAAACAGAGCCTCTTTCAACCTAAGGGTAATGATGTCATTCCACTGATCGAAACATTCGATGTGACCAATTAAATCATTCCATGCATCAATACTTGAATTATATTGCTGCCTTTTGGTCTCTTCTAGAAAGACACCTTTGATAAATGCATTACAATTTTCTGCTTCGCTAATTGTAAATGGAGTGATTTTTTGACCCGAAGAGACCTGAGAACAACACTTTTCAAGAGAACTTATTTTTTGTTCAACTGCAAAAAGCCTAGCCTCTAGAGTTCGTTCAGAAATAGTGTTATTTAATTGATTAGTTATAGCATCAGAAACAAGCTCTGTTAAGGTTCTGCGTTGCTTACTCGCTTCAGATTTCAGCTTTAACAATAAGTCAGGATTAATATTAATGTTTAACTGAGTTCTAAGCATGACTTTAAAATTAATCTCTGCAAAATGAACCTATTGCATCAATATAGAAAAACTAATCGGATTTAGGAACAAAATTTAGCTTTTTTGAGATCTTGCCAACGTCTAGATAGGTCTAGACACGTCTAGAGGCTCTAGCTAGTATCTAAATGTCCTAAAAACAGCTAAGCAACATGTCTGAGGATTTAACTAATAATTCTGTAGGCCCTCAAATAACTATGGAGTTAAATAACGAGGTCATGGCTAAGCTGAACTATATAGCAAAAGAGAGGAAGATGACTATCAATGAACTGATTAATCGCCTTCTAGCAGAATCAATTTAGGAGCAAGAGCTACTTGCTAAAGAAAACATAACCATAAGTGATCCCATGACTTGTAAGCTATCTCTATAAATCTATTCTAGAAAAATTCCAGCAATCTCTTCATCTAAGATTCCATTGAACAAAAGAACAAATAACCGAAGAAATCACAGCTGAATATGCCAAAAAAGCTCAAAAAGATGCTGAATGGGCATACAACAATGCAATAGAAAAGTTCTACTACTCAATGTTGGAAGTTATTTTCTTAAGGATCAAAAGTCATCTCAGCCCCGAAGGGTTAAAAAAAGTTTTCGAGATGGACGATAAAAGGAAGAACAATGAAACCTTGGGAGTTGAATTTAGCCAGAAAACTTGGGCTGTTTTAGCGGAATCTTGGACAGCAGCAGAAGGTCTAGCTATGAGAAAAATCGCTGATCTCTACGAACTAGAGATAGCTGATTTTGATATATCTAAGATTGAGAGACTTAATAAGAAAACTGATACGCCAAGATATGAGCCAACTAATAGATCAGAAAGAATATAATGAATAGTAACTAGTAGCATCTCATTCAAGTAAAATTCGTACAAGCCTAAAAGCGTCTAAAAGGTCCCGCACTTCTCCCTCGCATTGGCTGATATAAATAGAAGCTAACGAATGAACTCATTTGTTGATTACATAAATACTTCTAAAGGTCTTAACACCGCAATTCTTGTAATCATTGTCATCGGTGCTATCAATACGATTCTGCTTAACTTCTTTGTAAGGAAAAGGTTTAGCAAAGCAGTAGCAGAGAGCAAGAAGAGAGAACTTCAACAGGAAAAGATCGATAGATTATCTCCTAAAAAGCCAGAGGGTAAGTGAAAAGATCTTCCTCCTTGGATGGAAAGACTATCTCAGAACAGTGGAACTATATGGACCTATGGAATTATCACAATTACTGTATTTATCAATCATGAAATACTGAAGTAATAGTTAGATGACTCTTAGTCCTCATAAACAGCACAAAATTTATATCGCAGCAACGATGGTATATGGGCTTGGTTCAGAAGATCCTGAAGAAGTTAGCTATTGCACGCAAATCAAAGAAGAGATGAAGAAAGATAGAAAAAACGGGAATCTAGGAATATCGAGATCTAACTAAAACTTTTCTTGATTTAAGAGATAATAGAAGCAATTAAGCCGTGATCTGTTTCTTGCCACTTGAAATACCACTAACTTTTAATCTTCTGATTTTTCCATCTTCCCAAATCCAAAAAACAGGATCGGCTGTTTTTGCTTTCTGCAAGTCAGCTTGATGTCTCAAACTAACAGGCTTAAATTCCTTAGTTGGATCGAAATCGCTATCTCTAACTGCCTGATTCAATACAATACTGCCTTCCGGCCCTGAGACAGATCGGTGATAAGTACCAATAGGTATCTGGAGAGCACCCATTTTTTGATTGAGATAAATCACATGATGAGGCTCTTCCCATTCGGG is a window of Prochlorococcus marinus subsp. marinus str. CCMP1375 DNA encoding:
- a CDS encoding oxidoreductase — encoded protein: MTWSINSIPSQEGRTVFVTGANSGLGFDTAQALLEKGATVILGCRTLEKAERSRQKLLDETDCGKIDVLEIDLADLEKVNEALDKIAVKYKKLDLLINNAGVMAPPQTFSKQGFELQFAVNHLSHMALTLKLLPLIAKQPGSRVVTVSSGAQYMGKINLDDLQGGEGYDRWSSYSQSKLANVMFALELSKRLQQSNLDIASLSAHPGLARTNLQSTSVKLNGSWQEAIAYKLMDPMFQSSRMGALPQLLAATDPTAKTGEQYGPRFNFRGYPKICRIAPSALNSDEREQLWQLSEKLIGDAVDISKGKELLSTKK
- a CDS encoding sensor histidine kinase yields the protein MRNSILHKERKKAISFVVLNICAIASYFLLAIISKKAFAWESPAITLWPASGLANALAVSYGWNVFPGLVIGNLLGTSFDPQTGFSFQAFMLPVAFAAGAQAALIRWILIRHNILDDSLTRFSKLLTFLLWIGPLGNWPAATTFLLYNLTHADNSVLLSQVFTSSFFWWSGDSLGSLIIFPLLILLLPLNRPIWEDRKIYLLSPLLVLIAVLVSAALIERALLERIQITPALLAPLQDLRLLSNSAWTLLALGMLGLILQISGKSLEQEGLITRSRLAADAAGAVIHEIGQPLIRLRLRLERIVASLEENTDEPLGNSSSCSELKSQAEQSLNELNSVVLNTRSIQDLTLAGIRDSSSADLKDAIATSATQLRQELDRLDQDLNISISNQLPNVSAGQIQLQAAIRNLLSNASKAAGENGVIRVSVSYSSNYVYCEIEDSGIGFNPLNMPDGKKRFKSHSNGMGLGLMIVQRVVDDNGGRIHFTNSEELRGAKVKIWLKPS
- the murA gene encoding UDP-N-acetylglucosamine 1-carboxyvinyltransferase — its product is MTLNQDFLSRKYLQVLESQKLSGHIRVSGAKNSSLVLMAAALLADRSVFLSNVPLLTDVEVMSKLLVSMGVELRRNKNQLEIMTSGLSLFSKDLSCEAFHSLRASFFCIGPLLARFGEAKIPLPGGCRIGARPIDEHIQALKALGARVEIQNDYVVAKAISPQKRLIGARIRFNCKSVGATETILMAATLSQGTTILENTAEEPEIQDLATMLNEMGAKIQGAGTSQITIEGVDRLKGCSYTVMPDRIEAGTFLVAAAITRSPLTISPVVPEHLEAVILKLQECGCLIEYSGNTLSVIPRKNLQAVDITTRPFPGFPTDLQAPFMALMTTVKGISKIQETVFENRMQHVGELQRMGATIVLEGNTAVVIGGNNLKATSVTGGDLRSCAAMVLASLAANGTSVIQGLEHLDRGYEDFAEKLNAVGANISRTHSVPLSSQE
- a CDS encoding response regulator transcription factor → MLLDVLVVEDDFILLDFLYQELSNQINSLGGIVRKASSLDDARKLISQKSPDWILVDLLLPDGSGIELAEEFILNKPNSKVLILTAQADQYVLPATLLKNVHALINKADGLAPLREAVWEILKEVDSTFPELNSLTPRQMEFLHLIGKGLDTAQIAKKLDVSFSTAQTHRRQITRKLKIKGSALVTFAKTLPKSL
- a CDS encoding alanine/glycine:cation symporter family protein, whose translation is MEKTVELINNPINSFAWGWPTVTLIALTGIVLMAGLNFMPLLRLPYGFKTLLNSSEKLKGEGQISPFQALMTSLSATIGTGNIAGVAAAIAVGGPGAIFWMWLIAIFGIATKYAEGVLAVHFREVDSLGNHVGGPMYYIKNGLGSRWAWLGGLFALFGMLAGFGIGNGVQCFEVSSALALAGVPKLLTGIVLGILVFSVIVGGVQRIAKAASAIVPSMALLYVFACLIIILSNFSDVPSAFATIFSNAFTGKAAASGTLTQVILMGFKRGIFSNEAGLGSAPIAHASAKTNDPVQQGTIAMLGTFIDTIVICTMTALVIITTGAYQTGESGSDLSITAFNSGIAGSGWIVLVGLVLFAFTTVLGWSLYGERCTEYLFGTKAIMPFRLVWVSVVVIGSVAGDRGIVWAVADTLNGLMAIPNLIALLLLSKTVFKLTRNYRFNDSV